The following are from one region of the Candidatus Acidulodesulfobacterium ferriphilum genome:
- a CDS encoding Crp/Fnr family transcriptional regulator produces the protein MEDIKSIDYFKSLNEGILNDVVPLFKEENYEAGENIFIEGDKSKGIYFVMRGAVKVYKSSKDGREQILKLIYAGDSFNDVTAFTSDINPASADAVTNVKLYLLSRENIIGLIYKHPEISLNIIKSMTEKLRYLTGRIEDLSLKHTQERIAKILLLFEGKKLSQKIIADIAGTAREVVSRALKDFSSRGIVKIDKRDIIILDKKKLKDLGES, from the coding sequence ATGGAAGACATAAAATCGATAGATTATTTTAAATCTTTAAATGAGGGCATTTTAAACGATGTTGTGCCCCTCTTCAAGGAAGAAAACTATGAAGCGGGCGAGAATATTTTTATAGAAGGGGATAAATCTAAAGGAATATACTTTGTTATGCGGGGAGCGGTCAAAGTATATAAATCGTCTAAAGACGGCAGGGAGCAGATACTTAAGCTTATTTACGCGGGGGATTCCTTTAACGATGTTACGGCATTTACAAGCGATATAAACCCTGCTTCGGCGGATGCCGTTACAAATGTAAAATTATATTTATTGTCCCGCGAAAATATAATCGGTTTAATTTACAAACATCCCGAAATATCTTTGAATATCATAAAGAGTATGACCGAGAAACTAAGATATTTAACTGGCAGGATAGAGGACCTTTCGTTAAAACATACGCAGGAAAGAATTGCAAAGATACTCCTTTTATTCGAGGGCAAAAAATTAAGCCAGAAAATAATTGCCGATATCGCGGGAACGGCAAGAGAGGTTGTTTCGAGGGCGCTAAAGGATTTTTCGTCCCGGGGCATCGTAAAGATAGATAAAAGAGATATAATAATATTAGATAAGAAAAAATTGAAGGATTTGGGGGAATCCTAA
- a CDS encoding peptidase, which yields MDRKTVIENIFKKNFCVKPGETVLIYTDTISKDENITKKDRSRREKLIKIASDFVDIGKSFGNVKYIEYESLKEHGNEPPIEVWKSAFGKSFFEFIKENKLLVNITQKIISGGQKKLLSDFIENHNGEYVNAVIALSNFSTSHTLFRDLITNYGGARFASMPLFEDSMFETALNIDPTELADFTLNVYKKLIDASKVNISAKNGTDITFYIRENGFMPDTGLLTGRGSFSNLPAGEVYTAPLENMTHGKFVMEYAPTSKLKKPLTLYIDKGKLSYIEGNDDFKRHLTEAIEKNNLVSNIAELGIGTNRAAKNFQNILEAEKIYGTIHMALGDNSSFGGIVRVNFHEDFILFNPEITVTTKDGNSFKLSH from the coding sequence AGAAAAACTGTAATAGAAAACATATTTAAAAAAAATTTCTGCGTGAAACCCGGAGAAACTGTTTTAATTTATACCGATACAATATCTAAAGATGAAAATATCACAAAAAAGGACAGGTCAAGAAGAGAAAAACTTATAAAAATTGCTTCCGATTTTGTAGATATAGGAAAAAGTTTTGGGAATGTTAAATATATCGAATACGAATCCTTAAAAGAACACGGAAACGAACCTCCGATAGAAGTCTGGAAGTCTGCCTTCGGCAAATCATTTTTTGAATTTATAAAAGAAAATAAACTTTTGGTTAATATTACTCAAAAAATAATAAGCGGCGGGCAAAAAAAATTATTATCCGATTTTATCGAAAATCATAACGGCGAATATGTGAATGCCGTTATTGCCCTTTCTAATTTTTCCACAAGCCATACCCTGTTCAGAGACCTCATAACCAATTACGGCGGCGCGCGGTTCGCTAGTATGCCTTTATTCGAAGACTCTATGTTCGAAACCGCTCTAAATATCGATCCAACCGAATTAGCCGATTTTACCTTAAATGTTTATAAAAAGTTGATAGATGCTTCCAAAGTGAACATAAGCGCAAAAAATGGAACGGATATAACATTTTATATCCGCGAAAACGGTTTTATGCCCGATACGGGCTTGCTTACCGGCAGAGGCTCTTTCAGTAATCTTCCTGCTGGAGAGGTTTATACCGCGCCTTTAGAAAATATGACGCATGGAAAATTTGTTATGGAATATGCGCCGACTTCTAAACTTAAAAAGCCTCTTACGCTTTATATAGACAAAGGCAAGTTAAGCTATATCGAAGGGAACGACGATTTCAAACGGCACTTGACCGAGGCGATAGAAAAGAACAATCTTGTATCCAATATTGCCGAGCTCGGCATAGGGACAAACAGAGCGGCGAAAAACTTTCAAAATATACTGGAGGCCGAAAAAATTTACGGCACTATCCATATGGCGCTTGGAGATAACTCATCATTCGGCGGAATTGTAAGGGTCAATTTTCATGAGGATTTTATTTTATTTAATCCCGAAATAACGGTTACGACAAAAGACGGAAATAGTTTTAAGTTATCGCATTAA